TCCTCGGACCCAATGGGGCGGGCAAGACCACGACCTTCTACATGATTGTCGGACTTATTGAGCCCACCCGGGGAAGAATCCACCTGCGCGAGCAAAACGTCACTAAGCTCCCCATGTATCGCCGGGCCCGCCAAGGCATAGGATATCTTCCCCAGGAAGCATCGGTTTTCCGAAAGATGACGGTGCGCAACAACATCATCTCGGTGCTCGAGACTCTCAAGATCCCCAGAAAGGAACGGGAAGAGTCAGCCGACGAGAAGTTGGCCCAGTTCGGTCTGGAAAAGATCGCCCACCAGAAAGCCTACACTCTCAGCGGTGGAGAACGCCGGCGCGTGGAGATCGCTCGGGCTCTCGCCACCCGCCCCGACTTTCTGCTCATGGACGAGCCCTTCAGCGGCGTGGACCCGATCAGCGTCGACGACGTGCAATCCATCATCCGCGACCTCAAGAAGATCGGTATTGGAATCCTCATTACCGACCACAACGTCCGCGAGACTCTCGAAATCACGGATCGATCCTACCTTCTCTACGAAGGTAAGGTTCTCTGCGAAGGAGACCGCGACACTCTCCTGAACGATCCGTCCGCCCGCAAATTTTATCTCGGCGAAGGCTTTAAGGCCTGAAACTCAGTGCGTGGGAAAGCACGCGTCGGAGATGTTGGCCACAGCGTATGTCTTTTCGAAGCTGAGTTTTTGAGCATTCGACGGCTAATACCACTTCTGAAAAATTCTGACGTTATTGGTGCTGATCCGAATGGAGGCAGCGCAAGGCTCCGCCGGGTAAGGCGTATCGAGATACGTTTCCCCGGCGGGAACGCCGCGATCCTCCATTCGGGCGCATCCCCTAAGAGGACGGGCGGTTCTTCCCCCTGAGCCGCGTTGCCCCGTGCGGCACGGGTCACAGACCCGCCTCCGCACAGGCCGCCTTGCTCAGGGAGAAGAACCATCCCGCCAATAATGCCAGAATTTTTTAGAAGTGGTATAAGATCTCTCCTCTGGGACGCGGGAGAGAGCTGGAAGCTCTCACTACTTTTGGAGGAGGGTGTTCACCTGCCACGGAAAGAGATGCAGTTGGAAGCACTTTCGCCAAAACACTTCCGACTATCAGTTGCCCAGCCTTTCGCTGCCGAACCGCGAAGAAATTCACAGGCTGGAAGCCTGTGCTACTTTGAAAGACTTTCTTCATTTCACAGAGAATGTCTTGCAGGCATCCAACAGCTGAAACCTTTCCTCGGGGGAAGCGGGAGAGAGCTGGAAGCTCTCACTACTTTTGCTTTTCCGGTTTGGTTTGGACTCGTCTAAGCGGCGGATCCCCGCAATGCTTACAGCAGATGAAACCCACGGAGAAAATCATTGAAAGCATCTCGGTTCGCGAATTCTACGAGGCTTGTCGCGACCCCTTACAACTGGAACTGATCTGCGGGGAAGAAAGCCTCGACCGCATCATTCGAGAGAAAAGCCTCAACCGCCCGGCTCTCGCCCTCACGGGCTACTTCCGCTTCTTTGCCAACCGCCGCATCCAGCTCTTTGGCGCGGGAGAAATGGGTCACATCCGCGACAGTGATCCGGAGGTCATCGAGAAAGTTCTCTGCCAGATCGCGAAGAAGAACATCCCCTGCATCCTCATCAGCCGCAATCTCGCCCCGACCCCGGTTCTCCTCAAGGTCGCCAAGCGTTTCAAAATCCCCCTTTTCCGCTCGACCCTGAAGTCAAAGACTCTCACCACCGAGGCCACCCTCATCCTGGAAGAACGGTTTGCCCCGCGAAAGACCATTCACGGTACTCTGATGGACATCCGCGGCATCGGGACCCTCCTCCGCGGGGAAAGCGGCATTGGGAAGAGTGAGTGCGCTCTCGCCCTCATTGAGCGAGGATTCAGCCTCGTCGCCGACGATCTCACCCACCTCCGCCTCCTCCGCGACCATGAAGTCGTGGGGAACAGCTCGGAATTGAGCCGGGGCTACATGGAGTGCCGGGGAATCGGCATCATTGACGTCGCAAAACTCTTCGGGGTCCACTCAGTGCGCGTCGAGAAGCGCCTCGATCTGGTCATCACTTTTGTCACCTGGAGCCCAGACATCGACGAAGACCGCACCGGACTCGACCAGGACCACATGGAAATCTTCGGGCAAAAGATCCCGCATAGTACGATCCCCATCCGCCCGGGGCGCGATATGGCCCGGCTCGTCGAAGTGGCCGCCATGGTGCAGGCTCTACGACTGCTCGGTCACGATGCGGCCAAAGAATTCAACGAGAGACTGATTCGGAAAATGTCGGGGCAAATCAGTTGAAGAAGAGATTCCAAAAATTTTTCGGGAATAAAAAGTTTTTTTCGGGCGCAAAAGAGGCCCAAATCCGCCCGATTCCCCCCTCTGCAGAGACCGTTTTTTGGGGTCCGAAATCCATCCTTCCCCCGAAGGTAGTGCGTTGCCAGCCCGCCCCCCTAAAATTCAACCGAAAAGTACCGGAACTTATGCGCAAAGACATTGTGAATAACTTGTGCGTAAGTTCATCTTGCTTCACATCCCGGCTCGCGAATGATGATTCCATCTCGCATCCATTCGGTGGGCCGATGACCGCTCAAAGGTCCTTCGGAGTGATGCGTTTTTTCAATTTCTTCACCAATCGAACTATCCTTAAACTTTCATAAGAACCTGGTAATCAATAACCTAAATCTTATTCACCCTTTTGAAAAGCTCCTCTACAGAAAACTGCGCCATCTTTACTCGGTTCCTTCGATCCTACTCGTTTTCAGCGGGTTACAGTCTTCGATAAACCAAGTCTTAACCGCAGCTACTACTGTTAATAATTTTCGTCGATTCCGTTTCTAATGCCATCCACCACCCAATTGTCTCACCTCTGGAACGAAACCTGTGAACGGTTTCGCAGCCGCCTGAATCCCGACATCTTTGAGATGTGGTTCAAGCCGCTGACCTTTGGTGAAGCCTCGGACGAACGCGTCCAGATCCTCGCTCCCAACGATTTTGTCTCGATTTGGCTTCAGGATAACTATCTTGAGATCATCCGTGCCGAAATTTCGGAAGTATTTGGAGGTCCCCGCGAAGTCGTCATTTCGGTGTCGGAAGACAGCACCGAGGCCCCTGTTCGCAATAACCGCACCAAAGAGGCCCCTAAACCCGAGACGAAGAAGCGCACGATCGACCGCACTTCGGTTCCGGAAACCGCTCCGGCTGCCTCCTACTCCGGGATCAATCCGAAGAACACCTTTAAAAATTTTGTCGTGGGCTCCGGAAACCAGCTCGCCCACGCAGCTTCGATCGCGGTGGCCAATTCTCCGGCAAGAGCGTACAACCCGCTCTTCATCTACGGCGACACCGGTCTCGGCAAGACCCACCTGATGCACGCGATCGCTCACCAGGTCCTCTCTGCCAAGACAAACGCAAAGATTGCCTACATTTCCACCGAGAAGTTCACCAACAAGTTCATCACGGCGATCCAGGAGAACAAACTTACGGCTTTCCGCCGCCGCTTCCGTAAAGCGGACATTCTCCTCATCGACGATATCCACTTCCTCTCGGGGCGTGAGCGCATCCAGGAAGAATTTTTCCACACCTTCAACGAGCTTTTTGAAAACCAAAAGCAGATCGTTTTGACCAGTGACCGCCCTGCCAGCGAGATCGCCCGACTGGAAAGTCGCTTGGTCTCCCGTTTCCAGTGGGGTTTGGTTGCCGACATCCAATGCCCGGATCTGGATACCCGCCTCGCCATTCTCTCCAAGAAGGCCAAGGCGATGAGCGTCGACATCCCTGCGGACGTCATGGAATTCCTCGCAGAAAAGGTTTCGCGAAACGTTCGCCGCATGGAGGGAGCGCTCACCCGCGTCGCCGGCTACGCCGCCTTGATTCGCGACCCCCTCTCGGTTGAGGTCGTAGAGCGACTTCTCTCGGACGTCCTCCAGGAAGAGCTCTTCAACCAAGTCACCATTGAGAAAATTCAGAAAAAGACGGCCGAGTATTACCACCTCCGGGTGGCTGACCTCCTCAGCCGACGTCGTCCGGCCAAGATCGTCGTCCCGCGTCAGGTTTCGATGTACCTGAGCCGCCAGCTGACAGACCACTCTCTGGTCCAGATTGGCGATGCTTTCGGCGGCCGCGACCACGGTACGGTGATCAACGCAATCCGGGCCGTTGAGAACCTCATGGAACAGGATCAGACGATGCGCCGAAGCATTGACTATTTGACGAAACAGCTTTCCGAGAATAGATCCTGACCATGGAACTCGATTCTTCTCAAAAAGACCAGGTCGCCCAATGGGCTTCCGACGGAGATACTCTCTCCGCAATTCAGGAAAAGATTTCGTCAGAATTTGGCGTTAAACTGACCTACATGGAAACTCGT
This portion of the Puniceicoccus vermicola genome encodes:
- the lptB gene encoding LPS export ABC transporter ATP-binding protein, whose protein sequence is MNESPSIPSIRTEGLTRDFGKRRVVNDVALSVNAGEIVGLLGPNGAGKTTTFYMIVGLIEPTRGRIHLREQNVTKLPMYRRARQGIGYLPQEASVFRKMTVRNNIISVLETLKIPRKEREESADEKLAQFGLEKIAHQKAYTLSGGERRRVEIARALATRPDFLLMDEPFSGVDPISVDDVQSIIRDLKKIGIGILITDHNVRETLEITDRSYLLYEGKVLCEGDRDTLLNDPSARKFYLGEGFKA
- the hprK gene encoding HPr(Ser) kinase/phosphatase produces the protein MKPTEKIIESISVREFYEACRDPLQLELICGEESLDRIIREKSLNRPALALTGYFRFFANRRIQLFGAGEMGHIRDSDPEVIEKVLCQIAKKNIPCILISRNLAPTPVLLKVAKRFKIPLFRSTLKSKTLTTEATLILEERFAPRKTIHGTLMDIRGIGTLLRGESGIGKSECALALIERGFSLVADDLTHLRLLRDHEVVGNSSELSRGYMECRGIGIIDVAKLFGVHSVRVEKRLDLVITFVTWSPDIDEDRTGLDQDHMEIFGQKIPHSTIPIRPGRDMARLVEVAAMVQALRLLGHDAAKEFNERLIRKMSGQIS
- the dnaA gene encoding chromosomal replication initiator protein DnaA encodes the protein MPSTTQLSHLWNETCERFRSRLNPDIFEMWFKPLTFGEASDERVQILAPNDFVSIWLQDNYLEIIRAEISEVFGGPREVVISVSEDSTEAPVRNNRTKEAPKPETKKRTIDRTSVPETAPAASYSGINPKNTFKNFVVGSGNQLAHAASIAVANSPARAYNPLFIYGDTGLGKTHLMHAIAHQVLSAKTNAKIAYISTEKFTNKFITAIQENKLTAFRRRFRKADILLIDDIHFLSGRERIQEEFFHTFNELFENQKQIVLTSDRPASEIARLESRLVSRFQWGLVADIQCPDLDTRLAILSKKAKAMSVDIPADVMEFLAEKVSRNVRRMEGALTRVAGYAALIRDPLSVEVVERLLSDVLQEELFNQVTIEKIQKKTAEYYHLRVADLLSRRRPAKIVVPRQVSMYLSRQLTDHSLVQIGDAFGGRDHGTVINAIRAVENLMEQDQTMRRSIDYLTKQLSENRS